From the genome of Spodoptera frugiperda isolate SF20-4 chromosome 23, AGI-APGP_CSIRO_Sfru_2.0, whole genome shotgun sequence, one region includes:
- the LOC118266836 gene encoding granzyme-like protein 1: MNFTVTFLLIAVTYCLLNTVNTKTLKPTSKIVGGHEARPHSHPYLVSLQSRFLWVRVHVCGGAILNERWILSAAHCAIESFLIRWLPLDVVAGIHDVNNYGERAQIIKISERIPHPLYEGGIGPYDIAVFSTETRIKFTKYIQPVNLPNNYKFRGGYTLKLPGWGALKTTFFFPDLPSRLQEVKVTHIPYNDCYAAIEKLKEDNEVNPLDREANICTGPTSGGIAACSGDSGGPLIQYVPYSILDPNDSVEDNTERYNASYYDCNSEPTTERLEEIEGTTIDIEGTTIGDDTTDDPGRQNEDLVPTVIGVVSWGVAPCGQKGAPTIYTNVSTYIDFINYNIKEM; encoded by the exons ATGAACTTCACTGTGACATTTCTGCTGATTGCCGTAACATATTGTTTACTTAACACAG taAACACAAAAACGTTAAAGCCAACGAGTAAGATAGTGGGTGGTCACGAGGCGAGGCCGCACAGCCACCCGTACCTGGTGTCGCTGCAGAGCAGGTTCCTCTGGGTGCGAGTCCACGTCTGCGGGGGAGCCATCCTCAATGAAAGATGG ATTTTATCAGCCGCCCACTGTGCCATTGAGTCTTTCTTGATTCGATGGCTGCCGCTAGATGTCGTGGCAGGCATACATGATGTCAATAACTATGGCGAACGAGCACAAATCATCAAGATCAGCGAACGGATACCTCATCCTCTATATGAAGG TGGTATCGGGCCATATGACATAGCCGTGTTCAGCACAGAAACTCGGATTAAGTTCACAAAGTACATTCAACCAGTTAATCTTCCAAATAACTACAAATTTCGTGGTGGATATACACTCAAACTACCAGGGTGGGGTGCATTGAAAACTACATTCTTCTTCCCCGACTTGCCAAGTAGATTGCAAGAAGTGAAAGTAACTCACATCCCGTATAAcg ATTGCTATGCAGccattgaaaaattaaaagaagaCAACGAAGTAAATCCACTGGATAGAGAAGCAAATATCTGCACGGGACCAACGAGTGGTGGAATAGCAGCCTGCAGCGGAGACTCAGGTGGACCTCTCATACAATATGTTCCATATAGCATTCTGGATCCAAACGATTCTGTAGAGGATAATACAGAACGATACAACGCAAGTTATTATGACTGTAACAGTGAACCAACCACAGAAAGATTAGAAGAAATAGAAGGAACTACAATAGACATAGAAGGAACTACAATAGGAGATGATACAACGGACGATCCCGGAAGACAGAATGAAGATTTAGTTCCAACTGTAATAGGCGTTGTGTCCTGGGGTGTGGCTCCCTGTGGACAAAAAGGTGCACCCACTATTTACACTAACGTGTCCACCTacatagattttattaattacaacatcaaggaaatgtaa